The genomic stretch CCTATAACCGGGCGCTCACCCGGACGCTGCGTATGGATGTCGCTTGTGACAAAGGCCACGGTTTGCTTGGGGGTGGCAACATTGTGGTCAAAAACTATGAGGAGTTATCGGCGGCGATTTTGGGTGATTCGTTGGATGCCTTGCTTCCGCCTGGGGATGCGACCAAGGACGTGCTGAGTCATTTTTACGAAGTTGAGCTCCCGACGAAGGTGCTGGCGGCCCTGCGCTCCTTTGCCCACTTCGAGTCATTGACAAAATACGATGCCCTGGTTGTGGATGAAGGGCAGGATCACGACACCTCGTTGCATCCTGAGGTGGCTAACAAATTCCGCGAGGCCGCCTGCGGTTGGTGGTCGATCTACTGGGCCATGTTAAAAGACCAATGCGACGCGCCGATGGCGATTTTTTACGACCAGTCCCAGAGGCCGGTGTTCCGTTCCTCCACGGGATTTGAACCTGAGCGAATCCGTGCCAGTCTCTCCCAGGCTGTTTACGTTCGGTTGGCACGCTCCGTGCGCTACACCCGGCCGCTCTTTGATTTCCTGACATCCCTGCGTGGGGAGGGAGCGGATGACTTGATCGCGTCGCTGGGCGATGGGCGACAGCTTCCCGAGGGGCCGGCCGTGGAGATAAAGACAGCGGAAAATGAAACCCGGGCCTTGCGTGATCAGATTGCTGATACTGTGTCCAAGTGGGAGCGTGACGGGCTTTGTGTGCCGGAGGAAGTCCTTGTTCTGTATGCCAGGTCTGACTTGGCGGGAAGTGTCATTGGCGAGACCGATAAGTTGGGAAAATATCCCCTGATCGGGCACCACGAATCAGGAAAAGGCATCCGCCATTGCTCGATCCACAAGGCAAAAGGCCTGGACTCGAAGGCCGTTATCCTGGCGGGAGTGACCAATCCATCCCATCAAGAAATGGGCTCGTATGATCGGTTCACGCTCTTCATGGGCGCGAGCCGGGCGCGGCAGATACTCGCGGTTCTGGCGTGAACACGGGTCTGACAGGTTTTGATCAGAGGCCGGGATTTCGGCGAGATGGGGGATGGTAATGAATCTCAAGAGGGCGCTTGCAAGCTTTTCACGAGATGCGGAATGTTCAGATGGTAGCGGGTGCCTTTGAGCTGGCCGACTTTCACCACCAAGCCCCTTGCATGAAGCTCTCCGAGATCACGCAAAGCGGTGCGGTCTCCTATGCCTGTCATCTTTTGATACTTGGCATTATTAAGCCCCCCCTTGAAACCTCCTCGCAGCTCGTAGTCGATGAGACGGTTAAGCACCTTGATCTGGCGTTCATTCAGATCCTCGATCTGATCCGAGACCCGGGCCCGATACGCCGTTAGTTCCAGAATCCTCCCGGTCTCAATCACGGCGCTCTGAAACAGCGGACTCACACGCTGAATCGTGTCGGTCAAATCAAGCCCGGCCTCAAACTGTCGATAGTAGTTTTTCAGGTCAGCGTTAAAGGACCGGGACAGTGCTAGCGGTGTGTTTCTGCCAAGATCCCGGCACAGTCCCATGAGAACCAGATTACGCCCAATCCTGCCATTGCCATCGCAAAACGGGTGGATGGTTTCAAAGTGGACATGCCCCTGCACGGCATTCACCAGCGGTGTGTCGCCCGGGCATTGGTTATACCATTCAATGAACTCCGTCATCTTGTCGTGGACCAGATCCTTGCTCACGCCTTCGTGAATGACCTT from Akkermansiaceae bacterium encodes the following:
- a CDS encoding NERD domain-containing protein, which gives rise to MAVWSLNRPEEHCSEGEVAVARHLQRLPDDWVVRWGFFYTDRNDVRREGDFLILAPFGGVLVLEVKGGVPRQFSATGQWEGDHRDNPLTQLDAEWISVVKSLKGTPAQSLYVAKALGLPAVTANPDSDRCHGLSRDGVLAGNELADLSLLGQAMMRFFKPAARGGGVQAVTEEARDAFLDIYGGGCDPVSVKHFLDHTEARFRQRLISEYQMLDMLQGNRQLLVEGGCGSGKSWYAMEQARRYANEGKTVLFLAYNRALTRTLRMDVACDKGHGLLGGGNIVVKNYEELSAAILGDSLDALLPPGDATKDVLSHFYEVELPTKVLAALRSFAHFESLTKYDALVVDEGQDHDTSLHPEVANKFREAACGWWSIYWAMLKDQCDAPMAIFYDQSQRPVFRSSTGFEPERIRASLSQAVYVRLARSVRYTRPLFDFLTSLRGEGADDLIASLGDGRQLPEGPAVEIKTAENETRALRDQIADTVSKWERDGLCVPEEVLVLYARSDLAGSVIGETDKLGKYPLIGHHESGKGIRHCSIHKAKGLDSKAVILAGVTNPSHQEMGSYDRFTLFMGASRARQILAVLA
- a CDS encoding Fic family protein: MSTYLWQDPAFPHFYHNPAVVKPLEEAFRIEVAALDKRLARLGKGGPGFEDVLTEEIVANSEIEGVILDRDSVHSSFVSNLPPVEEKEQGAVALTRMALAHYDEPLNHGLLHTMHREILRGSRFPEESIGSYVGDMKIVSGNRLDQEPKVIHEGVSKDLVHDKMTEFIEWYNQCPGDTPLVNAVQGHVHFETIHPFCDGNGRIGRNLVLMGLCRDLGRNTPLALSRSFNADLKNYYRQFEAGLDLTDTIQRVSPLFQSAVIETGRILELTAYRARVSDQIEDLNERQIKVLNRLIDYELRGGFKGGLNNAKYQKMTGIGDRTALRDLGELHARGLVVKVGQLKGTRYHLNIPHLVKSLQAPS